A portion of the Pseudomonas protegens CHA0 genome contains these proteins:
- the map gene encoding type I methionyl aminopeptidase, producing the protein MTVTLKTPEDIAKMRVAGKLAADVLEMIAEHVKPGVTTEELDRICHDYIVNVQGAIPAPLNYKGFPKSICTSINHVVCHGIPNEKPLKDGDTLNIDVTVIKDGYHGDTSRMFHVGTVPVWAERLSQITQECMYKAIELVKPGCRLGDIGEVIQKHAEKNGFSVVREFCGHGIGKVFHEEPQILHYGRAGTGMELKAGMTFTIEPMINQGKADTKVLGDGWTAITKDRKLSAQWEHTLLVTETGYEIFTLRSDDTIARVSA; encoded by the coding sequence ATGACCGTCACCCTCAAAACTCCCGAGGACATCGCCAAAATGCGTGTCGCCGGCAAACTGGCCGCCGACGTGCTGGAAATGATTGCCGAGCATGTCAAACCCGGTGTCACCACCGAAGAACTGGACCGCATCTGCCATGACTACATCGTCAATGTGCAAGGTGCGATCCCTGCCCCGCTGAACTACAAGGGCTTCCCCAAATCCATCTGCACCTCGATCAACCACGTGGTGTGCCACGGCATTCCCAACGAGAAGCCGCTGAAGGATGGCGACACCCTGAACATCGATGTGACCGTCATCAAGGACGGCTACCACGGCGACACCAGCCGCATGTTCCACGTCGGCACCGTGCCGGTCTGGGCCGAGCGCCTGTCGCAGATCACCCAGGAATGCATGTACAAGGCCATTGAACTGGTGAAACCGGGCTGCCGCCTGGGCGACATCGGCGAAGTGATCCAGAAGCACGCGGAAAAGAACGGTTTCTCGGTGGTACGCGAGTTCTGCGGCCACGGCATCGGCAAGGTGTTCCACGAAGAGCCGCAGATCCTGCACTACGGCCGTGCCGGTACCGGCATGGAGCTCAAGGCCGGCATGACCTTCACCATCGAGCCGATGATCAACCAGGGCAAGGCCGACACCAAGGTCCTGGGCGACGGCTGGACCGCCATCACCAAGGACCGCAAGCTCTCCGCGCAGTGGGAACACACCCTGCTGGTCACCGAGACCGGCTACGAGATCTTCACCCTGCGCAGCGATGACACCATCGCCCGGGTGTCAGCCTGA
- a CDS encoding Na+/H+ antiporter gives MQTAYTVLILLMLVSLSRLVGRVIPLPLPLVQIAAGALLAWPTLGLHVALDPELFLFLFLPPLLFSDGWRMPKREFWRLRGPILTLAVGLVLFTVVGAGYFIHWLLPSIPLPVAFALAAVLSPTDAVAVSAISQNRLPTPLMHMLQGEALMNDASGLVTFKFALAAAVTGVFSLANASLTFVLVAVGGLAVGVALSWLVGRLRAWMIARGWDDPATHVVFMLLLPFAAYVLAERLGASGILSAVAAGMMQSWLDLLPRQTSTRLLNRSVWSLLEFAFNGLIFLLLGLQLPDIIKAVVSHETSLWPTLFYRCLDVVAIFLVLLVLRFIWVQSIWRLSGLLRRWRGKGELTLVPTARSCWLLTVGGVRGAVTLAGVMSVPLFLGAGEAFPERDLLIFIAAGVILLSLVAACIALPLLLRGIVKSPDDKRRGEVRDAWRKTAEAAIHALEAEEVADTGETPDAAQAALATELKGRLMAEYRHQLEVYNDSAEAQALAFQMDLLERRLRIKALRAQRLELYRLSRQHQIGDDVLREVLADLDMSEANLGQVK, from the coding sequence ATGCAAACCGCCTATACCGTCCTCATCCTGCTGATGCTGGTGAGCCTCTCGCGTCTTGTCGGACGGGTGATTCCACTGCCGCTGCCCCTGGTGCAGATTGCCGCCGGCGCCTTGCTGGCCTGGCCGACCCTGGGGTTGCACGTGGCCCTGGACCCGGAGCTGTTTCTCTTCCTGTTCTTGCCGCCGCTGTTGTTTTCCGATGGCTGGCGCATGCCCAAGCGCGAATTCTGGCGCCTGCGCGGGCCGATCCTGACCCTGGCAGTAGGGCTGGTGCTGTTCACCGTGGTGGGTGCCGGCTACTTCATCCATTGGCTGCTGCCGAGCATTCCGTTGCCGGTGGCCTTTGCCCTGGCCGCCGTGCTTTCGCCCACCGACGCCGTGGCGGTATCGGCGATTTCCCAGAACCGCTTGCCCACGCCCCTGATGCACATGCTCCAGGGGGAGGCGCTGATGAATGACGCCTCGGGCCTGGTGACCTTCAAGTTCGCCCTGGCAGCGGCGGTGACCGGGGTGTTCTCCCTGGCCAACGCCAGCCTGACCTTCGTCCTGGTGGCGGTGGGCGGCCTGGCGGTCGGCGTGGCACTGAGCTGGCTGGTGGGGCGCCTGCGGGCCTGGATGATCGCCCGAGGCTGGGATGACCCGGCGACCCACGTGGTGTTCATGCTGCTTTTGCCGTTCGCCGCCTATGTGCTGGCCGAGCGCCTGGGAGCCTCGGGCATTCTCTCGGCGGTGGCGGCGGGGATGATGCAGAGCTGGCTCGACCTGCTGCCGCGCCAGACCAGCACCCGGCTGCTCAATCGCAGCGTCTGGTCACTGCTGGAGTTCGCCTTCAACGGCCTGATCTTCCTGCTCCTAGGGTTGCAGCTGCCGGACATCATCAAGGCCGTGGTCAGTCACGAGACCTCGCTGTGGCCGACCCTGTTCTACCGTTGCCTGGATGTGGTGGCGATTTTCCTGGTGCTGCTGGTGTTGCGTTTCATCTGGGTGCAGAGCATCTGGCGCCTGTCCGGCCTGCTGCGGCGCTGGCGCGGCAAGGGTGAATTGACCCTGGTGCCGACCGCCCGTTCCTGCTGGTTGCTGACCGTGGGTGGAGTGCGCGGGGCGGTAACCCTGGCCGGTGTGATGTCGGTACCGTTGTTTCTCGGTGCCGGCGAAGCCTTTCCGGAGCGCGACCTGCTGATCTTCATCGCTGCCGGGGTGATCCTGCTGTCCCTGGTGGCGGCCTGCATTGCCCTGCCGCTGCTGCTGCGCGGCATTGTGAAGAGCCCTGACGACAAGCGCCGTGGGGAAGTGCGGGATGCCTGGCGCAAGACTGCCGAAGCGGCGATCCATGCCCTGGAAGCCGAAGAAGTGGCTGACACCGGTGAAACCCCGGATGCTGCCCAGGCGGCCCTGGCTACCGAACTCAAGGGGCGCTTGATGGCCGAGTACCGGCATCAGTTGGAGGTCTACAACGATTCCGCCGAGGCCCAGGCCCTGGCGTTCCAGATGGACTTGCTGGAGCGGCGCCTGCGGATCAAGGCCCTGCGTGCGCAACGGCTGGAGCTGTATCGGCTGAGCCGCCAGCATCAGATTGGCGACGATGTGCTACGCGAAGTACTGGCAGACCTGGATATGAGCGAGGCCAATCTGGGGCAGGTGAAGTGA
- a CDS encoding SufE family protein, with protein MSLPADAVAALEIFQGAAGWEQRARLLMQWGERLPPLSEADRVEANRVHGCESQVWLVAALENGHWQFAAASDARLIRGLVALLLARVNGLTAEQLREVDLADWFNQLGLSRQLSPSRSNGLNAVLQRMSELASAP; from the coding sequence ATGAGCCTGCCGGCGGATGCCGTCGCCGCCCTGGAGATTTTCCAGGGGGCTGCCGGCTGGGAACAGCGGGCGCGCCTGCTGATGCAATGGGGCGAGCGCCTGCCGCCCCTGAGCGAGGCCGACCGGGTCGAGGCCAACCGGGTGCACGGCTGTGAAAGCCAGGTCTGGCTGGTGGCGGCCCTGGAAAACGGTCATTGGCAGTTTGCCGCGGCCAGTGACGCGCGGCTGATTCGCGGGCTGGTGGCCCTGCTCCTGGCGCGGGTCAATGGCCTGACGGCAGAGCAGTTGCGGGAAGTGGACCTGGCCGACTGGTTCAACCAGTTGGGCCTGTCGCGCCAACTCTCGCCTTCACGCAGCAATGGCCTGAACGCCGTCTTGCAACGCATGAGCGAACTGGCCAGCGCCCCCTAA
- the dapD gene encoding 2,3,4,5-tetrahydropyridine-2,6-dicarboxylate N-succinyltransferase, translating to MSTTLFSLAFGVGTQNRQGAWLEVFYASPLLNPAAEIVAAVAPILGYSEGNQAITFTTAQAAQMADALKSIDATQAALLTRLAESHKPLVATLLAEDAQLTSTPEAYLKLHLLSHRLVKPHGLSLAGVFPLLPNVAWTSQGAIDLGELAERQLEARLRGELLEVFSVDKFPKMTDYVVPSGVRIADSARIRLGAYIGEGTTVMHEGFVNFNAGTEGPGMIEGRVSAGVFVGKGSDLGGGCSTMGTLSGGGNIVIKVGEGCLIGANAGIGIPLGDRNTVESGLYVTAGTKVALLDENNQLVKVLKARELAGQPDLLFRRNSETGAVECKTHKSAIELNEALHAHN from the coding sequence ATGTCCACTACTCTGTTCAGCCTGGCATTCGGTGTCGGCACCCAAAATCGTCAAGGCGCCTGGCTGGAAGTGTTCTACGCATCGCCACTGCTCAACCCTGCCGCCGAAATCGTTGCCGCTGTCGCACCGATCCTCGGTTACAGCGAAGGCAACCAGGCCATCACCTTCACCACCGCCCAGGCCGCGCAAATGGCCGACGCGCTGAAGAGCATCGACGCCACCCAGGCGGCCCTGCTGACCCGCCTGGCCGAAAGCCACAAGCCGCTGGTAGCGACCCTGCTGGCCGAAGATGCCCAGCTGACCTCCACTCCAGAGGCCTACCTCAAGCTGCACCTGCTGTCCCACCGCCTGGTCAAGCCGCACGGCCTGAGCCTAGCCGGCGTGTTCCCGCTGCTGCCGAACGTGGCCTGGACCAGCCAGGGTGCCATCGACCTCGGCGAGCTGGCCGAGCGTCAACTGGAAGCCCGCCTGCGCGGCGAGCTGCTGGAAGTGTTCTCGGTGGACAAGTTCCCGAAAATGACCGACTACGTGGTGCCGAGCGGCGTGCGTATCGCGGACAGCGCGCGGATTCGCCTGGGCGCCTACATCGGCGAAGGCACCACCGTGATGCACGAAGGCTTCGTCAACTTCAACGCCGGCACCGAAGGCCCGGGCATGATCGAAGGCCGGGTTTCCGCGGGCGTGTTCGTCGGCAAGGGATCGGACCTGGGCGGCGGTTGCTCCACCATGGGCACCCTGTCGGGTGGCGGCAACATCGTGATCAAGGTCGGCGAAGGCTGCCTGATCGGCGCCAACGCCGGTATCGGCATCCCGCTGGGCGACCGCAATACCGTGGAGTCGGGCCTGTACGTGACCGCCGGCACCAAGGTGGCGCTGCTGGACGAGAACAACCAGCTGGTCAAAGTGCTCAAGGCCCGGGAACTGGCCGGCCAGCCGGACCTGCTGTTCCGTCGCAACTCGGAAACCGGCGCAGTGGAGTGCAAGACCCACAAGTCGGCCATCGAGCTGAACGAAGCGCTGCACGCTCACAACTAA
- a CDS encoding [protein-PII] uridylyltransferase — MPQVDPELFDRGQFQAELALKASPIAAFKKAIRQAREVLDTRFRSGREIRRLIEDRAWFIDNILQKAWDQFSWSDDADIALVAVGGYGRGELHPYSDIDLLILLDSADHEIFRDSIERFLTLLWDIGLEVGQSVRSVDECAEQARADLTVITNLMESRTIAGPEHLRQRMLQVTSTEHMWPSKDFFLAKRAEQKARHHKYNDTEYNLEPNVKGSPGGLRDIQTILWVARRQYGTLNLRALAGEGFLVESENALLASSQEFLWKVRYALHMLAGRAEDRLLLDHQRSIATLLGFEGEDAKQSIESFMQQYYRVVMSIAQLSDLIIQHFEEVILAPEDEAPPQPINARFQLHDGYIEAINDNVFKRTPFAMLEIFVLMAQHPEIKGVRADTIRLLREHRHLIDDDFRHDIRNTSLFIELFKCEIGIHRNLRRMNRYGILGRYLPEFGFIVGQMQHDLFHIYTVDAHTLNLIKHLRKMQYTPISEKFPLASKLMGKLPKPELIYLAGLYHDIGKGRHGDHSEIGAVDAEAFCVRHQLPQWDTRLIVWLVQNHLVMSTTAQRKDLSDPQVIHDFAQIVVDQTRLDYLYVLTVADIYATNPTLWNSWRASLLRQLYTETKRALRRGLENPVDREEQIRQTQSAALDILVRNGTDPDEVEQLWSQLGDDYFLRHTAGDVAWHSDAILQQPADGGPLVLIKEITQREFEGGTQIFIYAPDQHDFFAVTVAAMDQLNLNIHDARIITSSSQFTLDTYIVLDNDGESIGNNPQRVEQIRKGLTDALRNPDDYPTIIQRRVPRQLKHFAFAPEVTIHNDAQRPVTVLELSAPDRPGLLARIGKIFLEFDLSLQNAKIATLGERVEDVFFITDAHNQPLSDPQLCSRLQDAIVEQLSVSHEPTIEMTRLSI; from the coding sequence ATGCCGCAGGTGGACCCCGAACTCTTCGACCGCGGCCAGTTCCAGGCGGAACTGGCGCTGAAGGCCAGCCCTATCGCCGCCTTCAAGAAGGCCATCCGCCAGGCACGGGAAGTGCTCGATACGCGCTTTCGCAGTGGGCGGGAGATCCGCCGGCTGATCGAAGACCGCGCCTGGTTCATCGATAACATCCTGCAAAAGGCCTGGGACCAGTTCAGCTGGAGCGACGACGCCGACATCGCCCTGGTGGCGGTCGGCGGCTACGGTCGCGGCGAGCTGCACCCCTATTCCGACATCGACCTGCTGATCCTCCTGGACAGCGCCGACCACGAAATTTTCCGCGACTCCATCGAACGCTTTCTTACCCTGCTCTGGGACATTGGCCTGGAAGTCGGGCAAAGCGTGCGCTCGGTGGACGAATGCGCCGAACAGGCGCGGGCCGACCTGACGGTGATCACCAACCTGATGGAAAGCCGCACCATTGCCGGCCCCGAGCACCTGCGCCAGCGCATGCTGCAAGTGACCAGCACCGAGCACATGTGGCCGAGCAAGGATTTCTTCCTGGCCAAGCGGGCCGAGCAGAAGGCCCGCCATCACAAGTACAACGACACCGAATACAACCTGGAGCCCAACGTCAAAGGCTCGCCGGGTGGGTTGCGGGACATCCAGACCATCCTCTGGGTCGCGCGCCGCCAGTACGGCACCCTGAACCTGCGGGCCCTGGCCGGCGAAGGCTTCCTGGTGGAAAGCGAAAACGCGCTCCTGGCCTCGTCCCAGGAGTTCCTGTGGAAGGTCCGCTACGCGCTGCACATGCTCGCGGGGCGCGCCGAGGACCGCCTGTTGCTCGACCACCAGCGCTCCATCGCCACCCTGCTGGGCTTCGAGGGCGAAGATGCGAAACAGAGCATCGAAAGCTTCATGCAGCAGTACTACCGGGTGGTGATGAGCATCGCCCAGTTGAGCGACCTGATCATCCAGCACTTCGAGGAGGTGATCCTCGCCCCCGAGGACGAGGCACCGCCACAGCCGATCAATGCGCGCTTCCAACTGCACGACGGCTACATCGAGGCGATCAACGACAACGTATTCAAGCGCACGCCGTTCGCCATGCTGGAGATCTTCGTGCTGATGGCCCAGCACCCGGAAATCAAGGGCGTGCGCGCCGACACCATCCGCCTGCTGCGCGAACACCGGCACCTGATCGACGACGACTTCCGCCACGATATCCGCAACACCAGCCTGTTCATCGAGCTGTTCAAGTGCGAAATCGGCATCCACCGCAACCTGCGGCGGATGAACCGCTACGGCATTCTCGGACGCTACCTGCCGGAGTTCGGCTTCATCGTCGGGCAGATGCAGCACGACCTGTTCCACATCTATACCGTGGACGCCCACACGCTGAACCTGATCAAGCACCTGCGCAAAATGCAGTACACGCCGATCTCCGAGAAATTCCCGCTGGCCAGCAAGCTCATGGGCAAGCTGCCCAAGCCCGAGCTGATCTACCTGGCCGGTCTGTACCACGACATCGGCAAGGGCCGTCATGGCGACCACTCGGAAATCGGCGCCGTGGATGCCGAAGCCTTCTGCGTGCGCCACCAGTTGCCGCAGTGGGATACCCGGCTGATCGTCTGGCTGGTGCAGAACCACCTGGTGATGTCCACCACGGCTCAGCGCAAGGACTTGTCCGACCCGCAGGTGATTCACGATTTCGCACAGATCGTGGTCGACCAGACCCGCCTCGACTACCTCTACGTACTGACCGTCGCCGATATCTACGCCACCAACCCGACGCTATGGAACTCCTGGCGCGCCAGCCTGTTGCGCCAGCTCTACACCGAGACCAAGCGAGCCCTGCGCCGCGGCCTGGAAAACCCGGTGGACCGCGAAGAGCAGATCCGCCAGACCCAGAGCGCCGCCCTGGACATCCTGGTGCGCAACGGCACCGACCCGGACGAAGTGGAACAACTCTGGTCCCAACTGGGGGACGACTACTTCCTGCGCCACACCGCCGGCGACGTGGCCTGGCACAGCGACGCGATCCTCCAGCAGCCGGCCGATGGCGGGCCACTGGTGCTGATCAAGGAAATCACCCAGCGCGAGTTCGAGGGCGGCACCCAGATCTTCATCTACGCCCCGGACCAGCACGACTTCTTCGCGGTGACCGTGGCCGCCATGGACCAGCTCAACCTGAACATCCATGACGCGCGCATCATCACCTCCAGCAGCCAGTTCACCCTCGACACCTACATCGTCCTGGACAACGACGGCGAATCCATCGGCAACAACCCGCAGCGAGTCGAGCAGATCCGCAAGGGCCTGACCGACGCCCTGCGCAACCCCGACGACTACCCGACCATCATCCAGCGCCGGGTGCCGCGCCAGCTCAAGCATTTTGCCTTCGCCCCCGAGGTGACTATCCACAACGACGCCCAACGCCCGGTGACCGTGCTGGAACTCAGCGCCCCGGATCGCCCGGGTTTGCTGGCGCGGATCGGCAAGATCTTCCTGGAGTTCGACCTGTCGCTGCAGAACGCCAAGATCGCCACCCTGGGCGAGCGCGTGGAAGACGTGTTCTTCATCACCGATGCGCACAACCAGCCCCTGTCCGACCCCCAGCTGTGCAGCCGCTTGCAGGATGCGATCGTCGAGCAGTTGAGCGTCAGCCACGAACCGACTATCGAAATGACCCGCCTGAGCATCTGA
- a CDS encoding aminotransferase class V-fold PLP-dependent enzyme, whose product MLVASPWRADFPAIAALHRQDQTYLDNAATTQKPQALLNALAHYYANGAANVHRAQHLPGAHATQAFEDSRSKVGQWLNAGDSGQIVFTHGATSALNLLAYSLEHQFSPGDEIVISALEHHANLLPWQQLAQRRGLKLMVLPLDPDGLIDVDAASRLIGPRTRLLAVSQLSNVLGAWQPLTPLLAMARAQGALTVIDGAQGVVHGRHDVQALGCDFYVFSSHKLYGPDGVGVLFGRHAALKGLRHWQFGGEMVQDADYQHASFRPAPLGFEAGTPPIAGVIGLGATLDYLAGLDQQALADHEAALHAYLLHGLQARNGIRLLGSPQVALVSFVVDGVHNADLAHLLTEQGIAVRAGHHCAMPLMKSLGLAGAIRVSLALYNDSEDLERFFEALDQALELLR is encoded by the coding sequence ATGCTTGTAGCCTCCCCCTGGCGCGCCGACTTCCCGGCCATCGCCGCCCTGCATCGCCAGGACCAGACGTACCTGGACAACGCCGCCACCACGCAAAAACCCCAAGCCCTGCTGAACGCGCTGGCGCACTACTACGCCAATGGCGCGGCCAATGTGCATCGTGCGCAACACCTGCCCGGCGCCCACGCCACCCAAGCGTTCGAAGACAGCCGCAGCAAGGTCGGCCAATGGCTGAATGCCGGTGACAGTGGGCAAATCGTCTTCACCCACGGCGCGACCTCCGCGCTGAATCTTCTGGCCTACAGCCTGGAGCACCAATTTTCCCCGGGCGATGAAATCGTCATCAGCGCCCTGGAGCACCACGCCAACCTGCTGCCCTGGCAGCAACTGGCCCAACGTCGCGGTCTCAAGCTGATGGTCCTGCCCCTGGACCCGGACGGCCTGATCGACGTCGACGCGGCAAGCCGCTTGATCGGCCCGCGCACCCGTTTGCTGGCGGTGAGCCAGCTGTCCAACGTGCTTGGCGCCTGGCAACCCTTGACCCCACTGCTGGCCATGGCCAGGGCCCAGGGCGCACTGACGGTGATCGACGGCGCCCAGGGCGTGGTCCATGGCCGCCACGATGTGCAGGCCCTGGGCTGCGACTTCTATGTGTTCTCCAGCCACAAGCTGTACGGCCCGGATGGGGTCGGCGTGCTGTTTGGCCGTCATGCAGCACTCAAGGGCCTGCGCCACTGGCAGTTCGGTGGTGAAATGGTCCAGGACGCCGATTACCAGCACGCCAGCTTCCGCCCCGCCCCCCTGGGGTTCGAGGCCGGTACGCCGCCGATTGCCGGGGTCATCGGCCTGGGTGCCACCCTGGATTATCTCGCCGGCCTGGATCAGCAAGCACTGGCCGACCATGAAGCAGCGCTGCACGCCTACCTGCTGCACGGCTTGCAGGCGCGCAATGGCATCCGCTTGCTGGGCTCGCCGCAAGTGGCCCTGGTCAGTTTTGTCGTGGATGGGGTGCACAACGCCGACCTGGCGCACCTGCTGACCGAACAAGGCATTGCCGTACGCGCCGGGCATCACTGCGCCATGCCGCTGATGAAGAGCCTGGGGTTGGCCGGAGCGATTCGCGTGTCATTGGCGCTGTACAACGATTCCGAGGACCTGGAGCGTTTCTTCGAAGCCCTGGATCAGGCCCTGGAACTGCTGCGATGA
- the dapC gene encoding succinyldiaminopimelate transaminase produces the protein MNNALNQLQPYPFEKLRALLGTVTPNPDKRAIALSIGEPKHRSPSFVAEALASNLDQMAVYPTTLGIPALREAIAGWCERRFGVPALWLDPARNVLPVNGTREALFAFTQTVVNRGEDALVVSPNPFYQIYEGAAFLAGAKPHYLPCLDENGFNPDFDAVPVEIWQRCQILFLCSPGNPTGALIPLDTLKKLIALADEHDFVIAADECYSELYFDEQTPPPGLLSACVELDRKDFKRCVVFHSLSKRSNLPGLRSGFVAGDAEILKGFLLYRTYHGCAMPVQTQLASVAAWNDEVHVRANRALYREKFDAVLAILAPVMDVQRPDGSFYLWPNVAGDDAAFCRDLFEQEHVTVVPGSYLSREVDGTNPGAGRVRMALVAPLAECVEAAERIRDFVLRRA, from the coding sequence ATGAACAACGCTCTGAACCAGTTGCAGCCCTACCCGTTCGAAAAGCTGCGCGCCTTGCTCGGCACCGTGACGCCCAACCCGGACAAGCGCGCCATCGCCCTGTCCATCGGCGAACCCAAGCACCGCTCGCCAAGCTTTGTCGCAGAAGCCCTGGCCAGCAACCTCGATCAGATGGCGGTCTACCCCACCACCCTGGGCATCCCGGCCCTGCGCGAAGCCATCGCCGGCTGGTGCGAACGGCGCTTTGGCGTGCCCGCGCTCTGGCTCGACCCGGCGCGCAATGTACTGCCGGTCAACGGCACCCGCGAAGCGCTGTTCGCCTTCACCCAGACCGTGGTCAACCGCGGCGAAGACGCCCTGGTGGTCAGCCCCAACCCCTTCTATCAGATCTACGAAGGCGCAGCCTTCCTCGCCGGGGCCAAGCCGCACTACCTGCCGTGCCTCGACGAAAACGGCTTCAACCCGGACTTCGACGCCGTGCCGGTGGAGATCTGGCAGCGCTGCCAGATCCTCTTCCTGTGCTCGCCGGGCAACCCCACCGGCGCGCTGATCCCGCTGGACACCCTGAAGAAGCTGATCGCACTGGCCGACGAGCACGACTTCGTGATCGCCGCCGACGAGTGCTACAGCGAGCTGTACTTCGACGAACAGACACCGCCCCCGGGCCTGCTCAGCGCCTGCGTCGAACTGGACCGCAAGGACTTCAAGCGCTGCGTGGTGTTCCACAGCCTGTCCAAGCGCTCCAACCTGCCGGGCCTGCGCTCGGGCTTCGTCGCCGGTGATGCCGAGATTCTCAAGGGCTTCCTGCTGTACCGCACCTACCACGGCTGCGCCATGCCGGTGCAGACCCAACTGGCCAGCGTCGCCGCCTGGAACGACGAAGTGCACGTGCGCGCCAACCGCGCCTTGTACCGGGAGAAATTCGACGCGGTGCTGGCGATCCTTGCGCCCGTGATGGATGTGCAGCGCCCGGACGGCAGCTTCTACCTGTGGCCGAACGTGGCCGGGGATGACGCAGCCTTCTGCCGCGACCTGTTCGAACAGGAGCATGTGACCGTGGTTCCGGGCTCCTACCTGTCGCGAGAAGTGGACGGCACCAACCCGGGCGCCGGCCGGGTACGCATGGCGCTGGTAGCGCCGCTGGCGGAATGCGTGGAAGCCGCGGAACGGATTCGCGATTTCGTGCTGCGTCGCGCTTGA
- the tcdA gene encoding tRNA cyclic N6-threonylcarbamoyladenosine(37) synthase TcdA yields the protein MSTEDPRFAGVARLYGIEGLERLRAAHVAIVGVGGVGSWAAEAIARCGVGEISLFDLDDVCVSNSNRQLHALDSTVGKPKVEVMAERLRGINPDCKVHAVPDFVTRETMAEYITPDIDCVIDCIDSVNAKAALIAWCKRRKIQIITTGGAGGQIDPTLIQVCDLNRTFNDPLASKVRSTLRRDYGFSRTVTRHYSVPCVFSTEQLRYPKPDGSICLQKSFVGDGVKLDCAGGFGAVMMVTATFGMVAATKAVDKIVAGVRRPSERSKPAAP from the coding sequence ATGAGTACAGAAGATCCACGGTTTGCCGGCGTCGCCCGTTTGTATGGCATTGAAGGCCTGGAGCGGCTGCGGGCGGCCCATGTGGCGATCGTCGGCGTCGGCGGGGTCGGTTCCTGGGCGGCGGAAGCCATCGCCCGTTGCGGGGTGGGCGAGATCTCGCTGTTCGACCTCGATGACGTCTGCGTCAGCAACAGCAACCGCCAGTTGCACGCGCTGGACAGCACTGTGGGCAAGCCCAAGGTCGAGGTCATGGCCGAACGCCTGCGCGGCATCAATCCGGACTGCAAGGTGCACGCGGTGCCGGACTTCGTCACCCGCGAGACCATGGCCGAGTACATCACCCCAGACATCGATTGCGTGATCGACTGCATCGACAGCGTCAATGCCAAGGCGGCGCTGATTGCCTGGTGCAAGCGACGCAAGATCCAGATCATTACCACCGGCGGCGCGGGGGGGCAGATCGACCCGACGCTGATCCAGGTCTGCGACCTGAACCGTACCTTCAATGACCCGTTGGCCTCCAAGGTGCGTTCCACCCTGCGCCGCGACTACGGTTTCTCGCGCACCGTAACCCGGCACTACAGCGTGCCTTGCGTGTTTTCCACTGAACAGCTGCGTTATCCGAAGCCGGACGGCAGCATCTGCCTGCAGAAGAGTTTTGTCGGCGATGGCGTCAAGCTCGACTGTGCCGGCGGCTTTGGCGCGGTGATGATGGTGACCGCGACCTTCGGCATGGTGGCGGCGACCAAGGCGGTGGACAAGATTGTCGCCGGCGTGCGCCGCCCGTCGGAACGCAGCAAACCCGCCGCCCCGTAG
- a CDS encoding ArsC family reductase, translated as MTASSKTLHLFGIKACDTMKKARTWLDEHAVSYDFHDYKTSGIDREHLNQWCDEHGWQVVLNRAGTTFRKLDDESKADLDQAKAVELMLAQPSMIKRPVLDLGDKTLIGFKPDLYAAALK; from the coding sequence TTGACCGCTTCAAGCAAAACGTTGCACCTTTTCGGCATCAAAGCCTGTGACACCATGAAAAAGGCGCGCACCTGGCTCGATGAACACGCTGTCAGCTATGACTTCCATGATTACAAAACCTCCGGCATTGACCGTGAGCACCTGAATCAGTGGTGCGACGAGCACGGCTGGCAGGTGGTGTTGAACCGCGCGGGCACGACCTTTCGCAAACTCGATGACGAAAGCAAAGCCGATCTCGACCAGGCGAAAGCCGTTGAACTGATGCTCGCGCAACCTTCGATGATCAAGCGCCCGGTGCTCGACCTCGGAGACAAGACCCTGATTGGCTTCAAGCCAGACCTTTACGCAGCGGCGCTCAAGTAA